GTGCGTAATTGCTGATCACCCTTGAAGCCGGCTTTGACGCGCGATATCGCTGCATGAAACTTGCCGTCAGTAGCTGCGGCAATGCCGAGATCGCGGTACTCGAAGCAGGCGCGCAAACCTTGTTGGTATTTCGCGTCCTGGGCCCGGTTGGCACTGAATTTTTGTGGTTGATCTGTCATTGCTGAAATCTCCGCTACAGTCCGCTGATTGCAGCCATATTATGCTCGATTCTCATAATATCAAGCGCGGCCCTGTATGATCTCAGCCATTAAATCGACCTGGTTTATTTTTGCAATAGTTTCTTAACCTGAGAACTGCAAATGATCTTGTGATTTCTGACATACTCTTCGTGATTTTCTTCGACCCGTGACAGGTCGTAGACATAGTTAACCATGGTACCGAGCGAGCGCTCCATACCTTTATCCGAAGGATTGCCGAGAATGTTGATGCGTTCGAGCATGGCGCCGTTTTTGAGGTGAAATCTTGCGACCGGATCGAGTGGTTCGTTGCGGCCGTTCTTCTCAATGAGGAAATAGTGCGCCGCAAGCTTTTCCAGCTCGACGAAGTAGTGCGTCGCGAGCTTATCCAGCTCGTTCTGCTTTCCTTCATAGGCTTCTGCATCAAAATGGGTAAGCAGGGATGCGATGTCATTGTTCTCTTCGGCCTGCAAATCGAGCCAACGACGAAAACCCGTTACCGGTGAAATTGTGGCAAAGGTTTTTAACTGCGGAAACCGCAGCTTCAAGCTGGTTGCAACTTGCTTGATTAGAAAATTGCCAAATGAAACCCCGGCTAGACCGCGGTGACAGTTTGATATCGAGTAAAAAATCGCGCAGGTAAGATTTTCAGGTGATTCGCCTGTGGGTTCACGACGCAGTATTTCACCAATGCCGCGAGGGATATGGTCGGTGAGCGCAACCTCGACGAATACCAGTGGTTCGTCCTCCATTGATGGGTGGAAGAAACCGTAGCAATAGCGATCCTCGGGCTCCAGGCGGCTACGAAGTTCCGACCATCTCTCAATTTCATGCACTGCCTCATAGGCGATAATTTTTTCCAGGATATGCGCGGGTGTGGTCCAGTCGAGTGGTTCTGTCAACAGGAAACCGCGATTGAACCAGGCATTGAACAGGTGGTAAAAATCAGTGTCGATCTTCTTCAATTCCGGCTTGTCCCGCATCGCTGTCAGCAGGTGTTCTCTCATCTTGACCAGGCGCCGGGTGCCGCCCAAAGCGAGATTGATACGGCGCAAGAGTTCCTGGCGACGAGGTTCGGCTGCAGCGGTTACCCTTACCAGGTTTTTTGCATCCGGATTCAACTCGTAAGCCTCGACTGCGGCCCTGATTTCCGCCGGGTCGATATCGTAATCGACAAGCAAAACATCGAAAAACTCGAGGCGCGCGGGTTCGTCGAGATTTTCGAATGCGTTCAGGATTCGTTCGGCCAGCAGCAGGCTTGAATATTCACCATCGGATTCCATCATCATGCGACAAAGCGACTCGATGGATTTGGTTTCCTCCTTGAACAAATGCTTGCGCAGCACTGCCGGCGTCCATTGGCCGATTCGCAGTGAGGGCATTAAATCCTGGAAAAATTGCATAGGGTTTACCGAAGATCCGAAACTGAATCAAGTTTAACTCATTGTGGCTGGTTTAATTGTGATATCGCTCGGAAATTGATTCTGGAATGCAGGTATATGCCAGCAACCGAGCCAGGTGAGCGGTAATGGAGCGCGGTTAGGAGAATGACACCGCAGTTCCGAGACCCGGGTGTTTCTGAAAAAAATATGAAGATCGGTTCGATCAACCGATAGAGGCTTCACCCATGATCGGCGTTTCAGGTATCGTAAATGACTTCGGCGGTAAAATTAATAGTCGTGTCATCGTAATTCAGATGCGATTTGAGCGCCTGCCATACCGACTCGGAATTTATGATCCTGACATGATCGGTATTCTTCGTAACCAATAGCTTGGTGAGCGGGTAGGTTGCGCAAAATCGGGTAGATTCGGAAACCGAGCTCTCCGAATCGGATTCATCATGGGCGATAACGGTAACGTCACCGTAGCGGGCCAGGTTCGTCGACAGTTCCAGTCGTTGATACTCGCTACGATAAATCTTTGCAAAACGATTCGCGTATTGCTTGACCAGGTCGGCGTGCAATTTCAGTTTGACCAGCTTCTTGAGGAAGTAAAGCTTGTAGTTAAAGACGGGTGAGATCAGAAACAGCGCCAGGTCCTTGACCAGCGCCGGACGTGCGTTGGCAATCGCAATACACCCCGTTGAATGTCCGACGAGTGCACAAAGGCCGCGATCAGTTCTCTTTAGGGTATTCAAGATTTCGTTGGTGGTTGCTATGGATTGCTGCAGTGTCGCGGGTTTCGTGTCACTCTTGCCATGTCCCAGATGATCAAAGGCCAGGGCCGTGAATCCACATTCGGCGAGCCCGTGCATCAACGGGAAAAACTGGTGCGCACCGCCGCCCCAACCATGAACGAACAGGACCATCGGACCCCTGCCAGTTTGATAGGCTTGAATGTTGCCATCACCTGTTTTCATGACAATCTGTTCGAAGCCACGCGGCAAACGGACCGCCTTGGTATCAGTTGCCTTCGGGACAAACAGCATGGAGTCGATTTTGTCGTTGGTCCACCCGGGAACATATTTGCCAAGTACACCAGCCTTTTTCTTCGCAAATGAAGAAAACAGGTTACCAACCCTTGAAATGTTGGGTAAGGAAGAGATTTTTTCCATTTATTATATACCCCGTATCATGACTATGAATTTTAGCTGATTTCGGCTATCGGGCAGTTGTACGAGGGCGTAAATAAGTCACTTCAAATGCGTAAATATATATGATTGACACTATTGATCGGGCGAAATCGCCGCGATTTTGTGATTGAGGTCTAGTTCCTGCTAGAGCGGGGCAGGTTCACGATAACCGGTTAAAACACCGCGGGTATTTTGGATGGGTACGCGACAGCGTTGCTCGAGTTGTTCCCGGTCATCGGGATGCAGCGCCTGCAGGTGCTGCAAAAGCGCAAGTATTGCCACTTCAGCCGCCGTTCCAGTGCCATCTTCGATTTTTAACGCAACGCCAAGCCCCTGTTCTTGCAGCACCGCGGTATAGACGCCATCTGCACCGGTTTTAACCAGGACTTTGCGACCGGTTAACGTCATGATCTCGGTGCAAAGTCTGCCGGTGCCGGCAACCATGAAGGGATTCGAGGCAATGGCGCCGGTAATGCGATCGAGCGCCTCGCCGCGTGTGGCCGGCAAATCGTCCGGCACTGCAACCCGCGCGAACGCGGTGGCTATTGCCTTGAGTGGCATTGCGATCACCGGTATTCCGCAGCCATCGTAATTCCAGGGTAAGACACGCATATCGACGCCCGACATCTCGCCCAGAACATCGAACCAGCGTTGTTGGGCAGGATGTTCGCGTTCGATGTAACCCCGGGTCTCTTCTGCCATGAATAGAGACGTGGTCAACATCCCGGTATGTTTTCCGGAGCAGTTGTTATGAATTTTACCCGGCTTTACGCCGTCGATCAGTAAAGACTCGGCGGTTTTGACATGTAATGGCGCATGCGCACCGCACTCCAGAGCATCTTCGTCGAGCTTTATGCGTGCCAGCCAGCTTTGTACCGTATCGGTATGCTCGGGCTCGGCATTATGTGAGGAGCAGGCCAGCGCGAGCTCAGCGTCACTCAGCTGAAAATGGCCTGCGGCACCCGATTCGACCAGCGGTAAGGCTTGTAGCGGCTTGATTGCCGAGCGCGGATACACCAGTGCATCGATGTCGCCCCAGGCATGCACCAGGCGTCCTTGCGGATCACAGACGGCGATGGCGCCACGGTGTCGATTTTCAATGACTTCGCCGCGCAGGACATTAACCAGCACTGGATTACTCATTTTGAATCTTCCCTCGGCCACAGCACCGGAAACCAGTCGGTGCGCAATTTCTGCCCGTCTCGCATATTATGCCCGGGGAAGGGTGGAGAGGTTCTTCCGGGGCGTTCACAATAATGTCCGTCGTCTCCTACCCAACGCATCGAGAAGGCTCGACGGGGCCGGTTTTGCAAATTGCCACGGGCGCCATGCACGGTACGAAAATCAAACGCCACGGCATCGCCGGGTTGCATTTCCCATTCGAGAATGGTTTCAGTGGCGTCGAGCTCCGGCAACGTCATGTATTGATCGTTTTCGGCAGCGTAAAACTCGGCATCGTCGAGCCATTTTACCGGCAGCACCAACTTCGGCCAGCGATGCGAGCCTGCTACCAGTCTCAACGTTTCGGTTTTGCCTACCGGGTCGAGCGGTAGCCAGAAACTGACCGTTTGTGTGCCGTCGGCAAAGTAGTAGGGTGCATCCTGGTGCCAGGGCGTGGGTTTTGGCGTGTTTGGTTCCTTGACCAGCACATGGTCATGAAAAAACTGCGCGGTTTTCGAGCGCATGATGCTGGCGGCCAGTTCAGCCGCGTCCGATTTCAGAATGAAGTCATGAAACTCGGGAATACGCTCCCAGTTGCAGTAGTCATCCCAGAAACTACCGCTATTGTCCGCGCTTTCATTTTCGGAATAATAAGGTCCAGGTTCTTCATGGTTACGGGCCACCCCGGCGCGCAGCACATCGATCCAGTCACTGAACAGACCTCTCAGGCACACCGCACCGAGGCTCGCGTACGCGGTACAGGCTGTGTCGTCAATCTTGTTAAATGCTGCTTCCATCTTTCGCAATTTGTGCGCGCCAGGGCCGGCGTTGAATCGTAATCATCGCCACCCCGATAATCGCCAGGCAACCGCCCGACGCAATCTTGATCGTCAGTGTTTCACCGAGAAAGAATATACCACCAATCACCGAAGTAACCGGCAGCAATAATAAAAATGGCATGACCTGGTTGACACTGTAATGACCCAGCAGCCGGTACCAGATACCGTAAGCAAGTGCAGTCATGATGATCCCGAGATAAATCACGGCGCCCCAGGCCGCGAACGAGGCGCTTTGAATCTGCAACAGTTGATCCTGTTCCAGCAAGAACGAGGCGACAAAAAGCTGCGGCGCGGCGAACAGCGATACCCCGCTGATCAGGCGAAAGCCACCGAGATTGCCGAGTTTCTTGATCATGATCTGTCCGACTGCCCAGGTGAACGCCCCCCCGATCACCATGAACGCATAAACCAGGTCCCCTGAAAGCTTGGGTTCGCCGATGATCAATACTGCTCCGCTAAACGCGATCACGATACCAAGCGCCTGCAGGGGTCTGATACGGTCGCCGAAGACTAGCCATGCAAGTATCAATCCGAAGGGTACTTCGAGTTGCACCAGCAGGGCCGCAGTTGACGCATCGATACCGCGCAGGCCGTTAAAGGTCAGGCTGTACTGCAGTGCGGCACTGACCAGCGAAATCAAGAACAGCTGTTTGAACAGCCCGGGCGGGGGTCGGAAAAACCAGACCAGGATTGATGCAGTCAGGGTAAATCTCAAAGCCATCAACAGGATGGGCGAAAAATGCGACATCCCGGCCTTGGCGACGATGAAACCCATACCCCAAAGAACGGCGACCGAAATCGCCAGTAAAACGTCAACGGGTTTCATCGATACCGGCTGTGGATTTCGACCGACCTAGACAGGAATAGAAATTACCTGCTGAAAGTGACAGTGATTTATGTCTCGCGAACGACCGTTACCGAACAACCTGCATGGCGAGCCACCCTTGCCGAGTTCGGACCCAGCAGGAAATCCGCCAGCGAGGGTCGATGCGCGCCCATTACGATATGATCGATCTTCAAATCCTTGGCAGCCTCGACAATCTCGCGGTAGACGGTGCCGTTTTCAACCACGACCCCCGCCTGCATTTTCTTGGGCACGCTTTTATCGGCTATTTCCTGCAGTTGTTTCGCCGCATCATCCTTCCATTCCTGTAATGGATACTCGGTAGAACCGTGCATTTCGCCACGGATCGCATAACGCTGATCGATGCCCGGTGTGATACCCGGGATGACGGTCATCAGATATATCTGGGCACCCTTCACACCGGTTGCCATCTGTACCGTTTTTTCTATGACACCAGCCGAAAGGTGCTCGTCTTCCAGATCTATGGGTGCTAAATAATTTACCATCGTCAAATCTCCTAATTATCCTGGCTGGTTAAAGGTCGTCGGGCATTTTGAAATCGCGCGGGCTGGGCAGGCCTACCAGGTAAAGCACCCATACTGTAAACAGAATCATCAGGATGTTGATTATCGAGATATCTGCGCTGAAGGGTAACGATTTATCCACGACCGTGATTTCGGGTGCCAGTGAACCATGCACCGGGATAGCCGGATCGATCACATCCATGGCGCCCAGTGCTTCCCGTATCGCCTTCACCGCACTCGCGCTGACCGGAATCGCCGCGCTCGAATCGATACCGGCTGTTCCTGGTCCCACCTCGCCTGCAGCCTGAATCGTTTTTGCTGGGCTGGCGAGCACAAACTGAGTACTCACGGTGGTGATCGGGCTACCCTGGGAGTGATAGGTATTCGCCGGGATAGTCGCCGGACGAATGAAGCTGAAGCGAGCGGTATGACCGCCTTCTGCCCATTCAGTCAGATCGATTAGCTTGTAAAAACCAGTGCGCATGAGGCCAGCGAATTCACGATCCTTCGTCGGCGCCATCAAAAAGACACCGTCGTGATCGCCAGCACCCACCGCCGTCAATCCCAACAGCAGGTTGTGAGTAGTGCTGTCGGAGTTGATGACTTCGATACTGTCGGCCTTACCGATGGAATTGAGCAGCATGTTCAATACAATCGAGGCCCCCGAACCTTTCGGGCCAGTTGCAATCTTGGTCATTCCTTCGAGCGAGCTGGTTCCTTTGTTGACACCTACCAGGTGGCCAGTTTTATAACCCACAACTGCAAACGCCTCTGCGTTACCCTTGCTAACTGGGCCTTGTGCACCTAGCGAGTAGAAGGATTCGGCGCCGACAATCGCGACGCGAGCCTCGCCACTGGCGAGCTTGCCCAGCGGATCCACATCATTGAACAGATCAAGATCACTACCGGCGTAACCGCTACGAATTGCCCGGAGGGCACGCGCGGTATCGGTGTCACGTTTGACGCCGGGATCTGCAACCACGGCTATTTTTGCCGCGCCGCTGCCCTTGGAACCCTCCGGCAGCAATCCCTTGGAGGCCAGAAAGGTCGCGGCCACAGTGGCGGCAGACTGGGCGTCCAGGTCAACTGCCTTGTTCATCGCCTGCATATCGGCGGGCGTGATTTTACCCGACAGTTTTTCCAGCACTTCGCGTAGTCCCTTGAGACTCGCCAAGGCGTCCGAGCGCACCAATGGCGCCACTTCGTAGACCGGGAAGAAATTCAGGTTATCGCTCAGTACGACCAGGTCATACTCGGCTATTTGACCATCGGTCATGAACAATTCACCAACGTCGACCGTTCCGTCCAGCAACGCCGAGACAATCTTGTCCTTGCCTTCGGTTCCAACCGGGAAGGTGGTGGTTTTAGATCCGGTGATACCGTAACGGCGGTTCATTTGCTGCAGACCATCCGCCGGACGTTGCACAAAATCCTCGTCCACGGCATAACTGACGCTGGCAAGCTTGGTCAGATCCTGTAGCGTTTTGATGCCGAGATCCGAGGCCCGTTCTTTCGTCATCACCATGGCATAGTCGTTGGAAAATCCAAACTTGCCGGTCAGTTCCAGCCCAAGTGGCTTGAACAGTGCCGACACCTTGGCGGTCGACGCTTCACCGTCACTGGTAGGCGCCTGACCGAGGAAGGTCAGGCTGGTGCCGTTGTACTCGGGGTAGACGTCCAGCACGTCCTGCTTGACCGCCTCCATGATTTTCGGCGTGAGTCCGAACGGAATACTACGTTCTACCTGTATACCCGCGTTTTCGGCCATCTGGGCAATCATTTCTGCCAGGATCATGCTCTCCGCGAAAGGCTTGGCGCCGACCCGCAAACTCTTGCGATCTTCTCCACCGCAGGCGACCAGTACCGTACATAACAGGACCGCTACAACTTGTTTTAAGTATTTATTTATCATTGTCGTTTCCCCCTAAGCCGCGCTTTCATCGGATTGACTGTCACTACCGACATGCCGCACCACGGTGTGCTTTTCACGCACGATCGGGTCCTCGCGTACGATCCTGAAAAATGCGGCGAGCTGCAAAATGATGACAAAGGTGAAGGGTATTGCCCCCGTGATCGCCATGACCTTGGCAACCTTGACACTCTCGGTGACGATGGTGGCAATGGTAATTCCGGCCATGATGAGTCCCCAGACCAGTTTTAACCTGGTCTGCGGGTTCAAATCGCCCTTGCTGGTCATCATGCTGATAACAAAAGTGCCCGAGTCCGCGCTCGTCACGAGGAAGATGAAGATCAGGCAGACCGCGAGGAAATTGAGCAGCGTGGTGCCGGGGAAGTACTCGAAGAAGCCGAACAACGCGCCGGCCACATCGGCAAATACTTTATCGGCGATGCCACCGGCGCCGAACATTTCGATGTGAATCGCGGCGCCACCGAAAGCGGCAAACCACAGCATAGAAACGATAGTGGGAACGCCTACAACGTAGATGACAAATTGACGGATGGTTCTGCCGCGGCTGATGCGCGCGATAAAGATACCGACAAAGGGTCCCCAGGCCAGCCACCAGATCAGGTAAGTCAGAGTCCAGCCATGAAACCAGTTCCACGAGCCCGCGGGGGTATAAGCGTAGGTCTTGAACGACATTGGAATCAACTGGATCAGGTAGTCGCCAATGGCATAGATGAAGGATTGAAACAGGTAGGCAGTGGGTCCACCGAACAGCACCACCAGTAAAATCAGGATGGCGACAATCATATTGATGTTACTCAGAATCTTGATGCCCTTGTCGACACCGGTGCAGGCCGACAACAGGAAGCAGACGGTCATGACGGCGATGATGATCATGCTCATGGTGACATCCTGGTCGGTGCCGAAGACCGCGCTCATGCCGGAGCGTACCATCAGCGTACCCATCGCCAGCGAACCCGCGAGACCGAATACGACCGCGATAACCGCGAGAATGTCGGCGGTGTTACCGATGCCATTCAGGGTCTTTGGACCGAAAACATTCTTGAATCCAACCCTGATGGGCGTCGATACCATCGAAGGCAGACCTAGTCTGAAAGTGAAATAGGCCACCGTCAGGGCACAACAGCCGTAGATCGACCAGGCGTGTAATCCCCAGTGCAGGTTGGTAATAACCATCGCATTGCGTGCCGCGATTGCAGTTTCGCCCTCGCCGACCGGCGGGGTCATGAAATGGTAAATCGGTTCGGCCACGCCCCAGAATAGAAGCCCCGAGCCCATGCCGGCGGCGAACAGCATTGCGATCCACGAAGGCGTGCTGAATTCGGGTTCCTCATCGTCGGCGCCTAGCTTGATATCACCGAACTTGGTAGCCGCCATGAAGCCCATGATGACCAGGAAAGCCGTACATAAGGCCAAAAAATACCAGTCGAGCGCGGTGAGTGAGTAGTTAACCAGCCACTGTGCCGCACCCGTCATCGAATCGGGATCGGCGACTCCCCAGATGGCAATAGCGGCACATAAAACCAGTGAAACAAGCATTACGGTATTCATAGAAAGGGCCCCCTCGATCATGCCCGGTATGGCGCGGGCAATTGTTATTTATGCAACCAGGCAGCGTGTCGAAGCCAGGTTGGTGCATAGATTTTATTGGGGGCAGGATAAACCCAATGTGGATCGATGTCTAATTTGAGAGGTATCTGTAATCCACGCGACGCTTTTCAGGATTTCAATTTCGGGGGGCTGGAACAGCCGAAAGATTTCAACTAGCAGGCCGCGATAATCCCGACTTCGACCAGTAAGTCAGGGCTTGCCAGACGGGCCTCGATGCAGGCGCGGGCCGGCGCGTGACCCTCGGGTACCCAGGCATCCCAGACTTCGTTCATTGCGGCGAAATGCCCCATGCTTGTAAGCCAGATCTGCGCGGAAAGGATTTTTGTCCGGTCGGAGCCGGCCTCGGTCAGTAAAGTATCGATTTTATGCAGCACTTGCCGGGTCTGGGTCGTAATATCAGCCTTCGCGTCTTCGGCGACCTGGCCGGCAAGGTAAACGGTGTCATCGTGAATAACGATCTGGCTCATGCGTTGGTTGGTGTGATGGCGGGTGATGCTCATGTCGGACTCCTGGGATTAGCGATTAACGGTAATAATTTTTCGAGGATACTCGGTGATGTACTCGCAACCGGTCTCGGTGACGGCAATCGAATCGCCGATGCGCCCGCCCAGTTTGCCGTCGACGCTGATACCACCGTCCACCGCGAAAGTCATGCCGGCCTGAAGTACGGTCTCGTCACCATGCTTGAGCTCGGGAGATTCGAGGTAAGCCATGCCGATCGAACGTCCGGTACGATACCCGGTAGCAAAACCGCGTTCGCGGTAAATCTCGTCGGCTGCCTCGGCAATCGATTCGGCGGTAACACCGGGGCGTATCGCGGCGATGGCCGCCTGCTGTGCATCGATTGCGGCCTGCTGCACCTCGGCAGCGTCATCGGAGACTTCCTTGATGAAAAACATGCGGTCAAAGCCGAGTTTGTATTGCTTGAACTGAGCCATGTTGCAGAAACAGAAATAAACCGGATCCCCCTTTTCGAGTGCCTTTACGCTGGCACGGCGGTGCACCATTGAGGTATCGCGCCCCGACTGCATGATCTGCAGGTTATGAATCATCGGCGAAATGAACGCCTCCCAGCCTCTGGCGGTCAGGAATCCGGCCGCCTTGCGGGTGCCGGCGTTGATCACGGCGAGCGCGGCCTCGTACTCGGGGCGTCCTTCACCCAGCGCATCCTCGGCGGCCTGCATCATCGCGCCGGCAATTTCACCGGCCTGCTTCATTACCTGGATTTCCTCGGGTGACTTGATCATGCGCATTTCCCCGAGTAGCGGCGCGATGTCATGCAGTTTAGTCCCGGGCATTTGATCGTCAAACCAGTTGCGTACAATCGGTGGCAGCGCTGCAATTTCGACACCGATATTCCCCGGGTTCTTGCCGATCGCGTCGGCAAGTACATTTTCCCAGCGCTTCGCACCGGTGTCTTCCCAGGTGGAAACGTTTTCAACCCAGGTCATCGCGCCGACCATTTCGCTTTCCATTAGCGGGGTGATGACCTGCGGTGGCGCCTCGGGGCGAATCAGCAGAAATGTCGGCCGACCAAATTCGACCGACAGATACCCCCAGAACCCCGCGAGGTAGGCGATCGAACTTTCGTCGGTGATGATGGCAAGATCGATTCCGGCCTGTTTAAGGCGGGACTGGAATTCGGTTGTTCTCTGGCGTGCCTGGTCGAGCATTGAAAATTCCTGGATAGCGCAAACAGTCGGGTGTATATATCATACCGTCTGCCCTAAAGGAATTTTTACCTATGCGATCCCAGGCTGTGCTTGCGCCCGCACCTGTCGACGTTCGATTCGACAAGGGCGTCCATCATCGTGCCAAGATTGGTTACGTGTTGCTTGCGACCGAACAGACCGTGCAGGACGATGTCATAAGGCTGCAGCCACCAGGTGTGGGTATCCACTTTACACGGGCCGCGATCCCTGATTCGATTACCAATGAATCACTAGCTGCGCAGGTCGATTTGCTCGCCGATTGCGCCGCCAGCCTGCTGCCCGATGGCAGTCTCGACGTGGTATGTTACGCCTGTACCTCGGGTAGCCTGGTGATTGGCGAAGAACGCGTTTTTGCGGAACTAAAACGGGGCGCACCGAATGCAACCGCCACCTCTCTGATTACCGGTGTGATTCGTGCCCTGAAGCAGGTCGGGGCACGCAGTATCGTCGTTGCAACACCGTACCTGGATGAAGTTAATCAGCGCGAGGTCGACTACCTCGAGCAGGCCGGGTTTGAAGTCATATCGCTGTGCGGCCTGAATCTCGAAAAGGACAGCGACATGGTGCGTGTTGCCCCGGACTACATCGCCGAGTTTGCGCTCGCGCAGGATCATCCCGATGCGGACGCGATCTTCATTTCCTGTGGCGCATTGCGCACGCTGGATGTTATCGGTGACATCGAATCCCGCGCGGGTAAGCCCGCGATCTGCAGCAACCAGGCGATGATCTGGGATTGCCTGCGACTGGCCGGTATCGACGACCAGTTTTCGGGATATGGAAGCCTGCTGTCGAAGTATTGACACCGTGAAAATCTTGTACCTCCTGAGTATGTTGCTTGGCTTGTTGGTGCCGATTGCATCCGCCTTTGCCGCCTGCGATCAATTTGTCGCAGACACCGATGCCTGGGTGTTTGATTTTGGCGCGGGCGAGGCGGTCGTTAACGCGAGGGATAGCAAATTGAATGTGTTACTGGTAGCCAGCCACCAGAAATAAAATTCCGCTAACGAGCTATTCCTTACGAGCTATTCCACTTTCGCCGGTTTGCTGCCGTCAGTCAGGGTGATCTCGATGTTATCCCCTGTCGTGAGCTGCTGCACCGATGTAACCAGCTTGTCATTTTTACTGACAGTCGCGAAACCACGTGCCAGTGTTTTAAGCGGGCTTAGCGTGTCAAGCGATCGACTTTGCAGTGAAAGTTGGTGGCGTGCTAGGAGCAATTTTTGCCGCATCGCGACCTTATGGTTGTGCTGCAGGCGAGCGAGCTTTTCACGGTGCTGGCTGATCTTTATCTTTGGGCTCACCCGCACCAGGCTCGACTGGCACAGGCGCAGACGGTGACGGTCTTCGGTGAGCTTGCTGCGCTGGCGTTCGAGCAACGACAGGTAAGCGTGATCGAGGCGTAGTTTCAATTGTGCAAACTGACGCGTCGGGTGTTGCTGGTCAAGCGCCTTAACCAGGTATTTAAGGCGCTCCCGATATTGTCCGAGTTGCAATTCGAGTTGCCCGAGCAGGCGTGCAACCCGATCGTCCAGGGCCTGCATCAATTCATTAATGTCGGGGGTTATGGTTTCAGCCGCAACCGACGGTGTCGGTGCGCGAAAGTCCGAGACAAAGTCGGCGATCGTGAAATCGATTTCGTGTCCGACTCCGGTGACCACAGGAATTGGGAACGCGGCAATGTCGCGCGCCAGTCCCTCGTCATTAAAGCTCCACAGATCCTCGAGCGAGCCGCCACCGCGCACCAGCAGGACCACGTCGCATTCCCCGTATTCGGTAACCTGTGCCAGGGCCTGGCGAATCTGGGCGGCTGCAGTCTCCCCCTGCACCGGCGTGGCGAACACGACGATGGGTATGTGGGGCGCGCGTCGTTCGATGACCGACAATACGTCACGGATGGCCG
This sequence is a window from Gammaproteobacteria bacterium. Protein-coding genes within it:
- a CDS encoding Xaa-Pro peptidase family protein translates to MLDQARQRTTEFQSRLKQAGIDLAIITDESSIAYLAGFWGYLSVEFGRPTFLLIRPEAPPQVITPLMESEMVGAMTWVENVSTWEDTGAKRWENVLADAIGKNPGNIGVEIAALPPIVRNWFDDQMPGTKLHDIAPLLGEMRMIKSPEEIQVMKQAGEIAGAMMQAAEDALGEGRPEYEAALAVINAGTRKAAGFLTARGWEAFISPMIHNLQIMQSGRDTSMVHRRASVKALEKGDPVYFCFCNMAQFKQYKLGFDRMFFIKEVSDDAAEVQQAAIDAQQAAIAAIRPGVTAESIAEAADEIYRERGFATGYRTGRSIGMAYLESPELKHGDETVLQAGMTFAVDGGISVDGKLGGRIGDSIAVTETGCEYITEYPRKIITVNR
- a CDS encoding arylmalonate decarboxylase, whose product is MRSQAVLAPAPVDVRFDKGVHHRAKIGYVLLATEQTVQDDVIRLQPPGVGIHFTRAAIPDSITNESLAAQVDLLADCAASLLPDGSLDVVCYACTSGSLVIGEERVFAELKRGAPNATATSLITGVIRALKQVGARSIVVATPYLDEVNQREVDYLEQAGFEVISLCGLNLEKDSDMVRVAPDYIAEFALAQDHPDADAIFISCGALRTLDVIGDIESRAGKPAICSNQAMIWDCLRLAGIDDQFSGYGSLLSKY
- the xseA gene encoding exodeoxyribonuclease VII large subunit → MQPAQPTTEAIWTISALNFEVKTLLNQGIGTLWIEGEISNFACPASGHWYFTLKDEKAQCRAAMFRGRNSRVGFQPQNGQKVLVRAQVTLYEARGEFQLVVDHLEDSGVGELMRRYEQLKAQLGQEGLFDAALKKPLPGHPQKIALVTSTTGAAIRDVLSVIERRAPHIPIVVFATPVQGETAAAQIRQALAQVTEYGECDVVLLVRGGGSLEDLWSFNDEGLARDIAAFPIPVVTGVGHEIDFTIADFVSDFRAPTPSVAAETITPDINELMQALDDRVARLLGQLELQLGQYRERLKYLVKALDQQHPTRQFAQLKLRLDHAYLSLLERQRSKLTEDRHRLRLCQSSLVRVSPKIKISQHREKLARLQHNHKVAMRQKLLLARHQLSLQSRSLDTLSPLKTLARGFATVSKNDKLVTSVQQLTTGDNIEITLTDGSKPAKVE